The Terriglobales bacterium nucleotide sequence GTCTGGCTTTCAACGAAGGTTCCGGCGCCTGCCTGGTGCGCTCAGAAGGAAATGATCCGGCGCTTCGCGCCGTAGCTGTCCGCAACGCGCAATCATTGGCAGCGGGCCATGCGTTTGTTGTCATACTGCAGAATGCGTTTCCGATAAACGTTCTGAACGCCATCCAGAGTGTTCCCGAGGTATGCTCGATTTTCTGCGCAACTGCTAATCCGGTCGAAATCATTGTGGCGCAAACCGAGCAAGGAAGGGGCGTGCTGGGAGTGATTGACGGCAGCTCTCCAAAGGGCGTTGAGGGTGAGGCCGATGTGACCTGGCGCCACGAGCTGCTGCGCAAATTTGGCTACAAGCGCTAAAT carries:
- a CDS encoding adenosine-specific kinase, with product MLELKAVRMEIPAESNIIVGQSHFIKTVEDLYEAVTSAVPQAKFGLAFNEGSGACLVRSEGNDPALRAVAVRNAQSLAAGHAFVVILQNAFPINVLNAIQSVPEVCSIFCATANPVEIIVAQTEQGRGVLGVIDGSSPKGVEGEADVTWRHELLRKFGYKR